The genomic interval TCCAATTCCGGCGGCAACTATCAACTGTCCTCCATTGCAGCGCCAGTCCAAGGCAATGGCAGCGCGGGTTCTGAATCGACTTGGCAGCTGACTATTGACGATACTTCCTCCGGACACAAACAAACCATAGTCGGATTTGGCGCCGCCGTCACCGATGCAACTGTAACCTCCTTCAACACGTTGGACAGCTCGACGCTCCAGACACTACTTAATGATTTGATGACTTCCTCTGGCGCTGACTTTGCTTTGATGCGCCATACCATAGGAGCCTCTGACTTGTCTGGTGATCCGGCATACACCTACGACGACAATGGAAACAGCTCCGACCCAAATTTGTCAAATTTCGGCCTTGGCGATCGCGGAAATGCAATGGCAACCATGCTGGCCTCAATGAAGACGCTGCAGTCCGATCTGACCATTTTTGGAGCTCCCTGGAGTGCCCCGGGCTGGATGAAGTTGAATGGTGTGATCGACGGAAACACGGACAATAACAACTTGAACGACGGCTACTCGACCAGTGCTGGCACTGGAAGTACAGGATACTCCAGTGCGTTTGCCCAGTACTTTGTGAAATATATCCAAGCGTTCGAGAACCTTGGGGCTCATATCGATGCAATCACGATCCAGAATGAGCCGTTGAACAGCCAAGCCGGATATCCCACTATGTACGTCTTTGCGGATGAGTCGGCGCAACTCATCCAGAACTATGTTGGTCCTGCGCTTGCCAGTGCTGGCTTGGATACAGATATCTGGGCGTATGATCACAACACGGGTATGTACAAATGTTCTTGGAGTCGACACACTTGCTCATGAGATATAACTAGATGTGACTTCCTACCCTCAAACTGTCATCAACACGGCCAGTGACTACGTTGATACCGTTGCCTGGCATTGCTATGCGACCAACGTTAACTGGACAACGCTCACCGAGTTCCACGACACCAACCCGAACGTCAACCAGTACATGACAGAATGCTGGACCCCGGCATCCGGATCATGGAATCAAGCCGCCGACTTTACCATGGGGCCTCTGCAGAACTGGGCTTCTGGCGTTGCGGCTTGGACTCTGGGCACAAACTCCGATGATGGCCCCCATCTTTCTAGCGGTGGCTGTGATACCTGCCAGGGCTTGGTCACTGTCAACGGCGGTGACTATACCTTCAACACGGCTTATTATATGATGGCACAGTTCAGCAAGTTCATGCCCCCTGGTGCCATTGTGCTGGATGGCACCGGGAGCTATACTTACTCTGGAGGTACCGGTGTTCAATCGGTCGCTTCGTTGAACCCGGATGGCACTCGAACGGTGGTGATTGAGAATACTTTCGGTAACGATGTTTATGTGACAGTCACGACGGAAAGCGGAGAGACCTGGAGCGGCAATGTTCCGGAGACCTCTGTTACTACTTGGATTCTTCCTGCTTCGTCTTGAAGGCGCGCTTGCCGAGCAAGCGCTTAAAGTGTCGATCAATTTCAAACCAAGTATTGCAGCCGCGCTGGCGCCCAGTGCCCACGTGATAATATAAGCCTTGCAGACAAGGCATCGCGATGATCGAGGGGAGAATTCCTGTAGTCTAGATCTTCTGACCACGTATAACACAGTCATTATTCGATCATAACCAGACGTTCGGTTGCTTCATTATTCCGTTTGGTCGTAGTATCCGATTCAGTGGCAGCCGAATTCCCctagttctc from Penicillium psychrofluorescens genome assembly, chromosome: 5 carries:
- a CDS encoding uncharacterized protein (ID:PFLUO_008248-T1.cds;~source:funannotate); amino-acid sequence: MFIPLSTALALAGLSHAMPGKRASSASAYCSNSGGNYQLSSIAAPVQGNGSAGSESTWQLTIDDTSSGHKQTIVGFGAAVTDATVTSFNTLDSSTLQTLLNDLMTSSGADFALMRHTIGASDLSGDPAYTYDDNGNSSDPNLSNFGLGDRGNAMATMLASMKTLQSDLTIFGAPWSAPGWMKLNGVIDGNTDNNNLNDGYSTSAGTGSTGYSSAFAQYFVKYIQAFENLGAHIDAITIQNEPLNSQAGYPTMYVFADESAQLIQNYVGPALASAGLDTDIWAYDHNTDVTSYPQTVINTASDYVDTVAWHCYATNVNWTTLTEFHDTNPNVNQYMTECWTPASGSWNQAADFTMGPLQNWASGVAAWTLGTNSDDGPHLSSGGCDTCQGLVTVNGGDYTFNTAYYMMAQFSKFMPPGAIVLDGTGSYTYSGGTGVQSVASLNPDGTRTVVIENTFGNDVYVTVTTESGETWSGNVPETSVTTWILPASS